A genomic window from Triticum urartu cultivar G1812 chromosome 7, Tu2.1, whole genome shotgun sequence includes:
- the LOC125522602 gene encoding WAT1-related protein At3g30340-like isoform X2, giving the protein MAIQVKVCQRFSSTMWGMARIDEWKPVMAMLVFDLISAVTTALIKAALEEGLDRLVLITLRQLVATVFLSPIAFFKERNTRPKLTLEILVYLFFSAALGAALSQYTFFYGLQYTTATFAITFTNLAPVLTFLIAVLLRVESLNMKNKAGAAKIIGTLMSFAGVMLLTLYKGVALTHQAEPSGQHAEIAAAESGKKSWTLGTLALLANCLCFSFWLLLQSKLTKKYPALYSSTAYMFLISSLQGGGLTAAIQRRASVWVLTKPVEIVTVLYTGILGSGVGYVLMTWCVEKRGPVFTSAFIPIIQIMVAIIDFFFLHENIYLGSVLGSILMILGLYILLWGKSRDASATVPPAKEEEDKEKQIKS; this is encoded by the exons ATGGCAATACAAGTAAAGGTGTGTCAAAGATTCAGCAGCACAATGTGGGGGATGGCGCGCATCGATGAGTGGAAACCGGTGATGGCAATGCTGGTCTTCGACCTCATCTCTGCCGTGACAACGGCCCTGATCAAGGCGGCGCTCGAGGAAGGGCTCGACCGTCTAGTGCTCATCACGCTGCGTCAACTGGTGGCCACGGTCTTCCTTTCTCCGATCGCATTTTTCAAAGAACG GAACACACGGCCTAAGCTCACACTGGAGATCCTGGTGTACCTCTTCTTCAGCGCAGCGTTAGG CGCTGCGCTCTCTCAGTATACCTTCTTCTACGGGCTGCAGTACACAACGGCAACGTTTGCAATAACTTTCACCAACCTGGCTCCTGTGCTCACTTTCCTCATCGCTGTCTTGCTCCG GGTGGAGTCACTGAACATGAAGAACAAGGCAGGAGCTGCGAAGATCATCGGGACACTCATGTCGTTCGCCGGCGTCATGCTCCTGACCCTCTACAAGGGTGTGGCCTTGACACACCAAGCAGAGCCTTCAGGCCAGCATGCAGAAATAGCAGCAGCAGAATCTGGCAAGAAGAGCTGGACCCTGGGCACTCTAGCGTTACTGGCAAACTGCCTGTGCTTCTCCTTTTGGCTCCTGCTGCAGTCCAAGCTCACCAAGAAGTACCCAGCACTCTACTCCAGCACTGCATACATGTTCCTCATCAGCTCCCTGCAGGGCGGGGGCCTGACGGCGGCGATACAGCGGCGGGCATCGGTGTGGGTCCTCACAAAGCCAGTGGAGATTGTTACAGTACTGTACACA GGAATCTTGGGGTCTGGAGTGGGATATGTACTGATGACATGGTGTGTGGAGAAGAGAGGGCCAGTGTTCACTTCAGCTTTCATCCCCATCATCCAGATCATGGTGGCCATAATTGATTTCTTCTTTCTCCATGAGAACATCTACCTTGGAAG TGTGCTGGGATCCATACTGATGATCTTGGGCCTCTATATTCTGCTGTGGGGAAAGAGCAGGGATGCCTCGGCGACAGTACCACCTGCCAAAGAGGAAGAGGATAAGGAGAAGCAAATCAAATCATAA
- the LOC125522602 gene encoding WAT1-related protein At3g30340-like isoform X1, with product MAIQVKVCQRFSSTMWGMARIDEWKPVMAMLVFDLISAVTTALIKAALEEGLDRLVLITLRQLVATVFLSPIAFFKERNTRPKLTLEILVYLFFSAALGAALSQYTFFYGLQYTTATFAITFTNLAPVLTFLIAVLLRCVCADFQIYLVPFSCTLFLLISKPFGNTAHGCRVESLNMKNKAGAAKIIGTLMSFAGVMLLTLYKGVALTHQAEPSGQHAEIAAAESGKKSWTLGTLALLANCLCFSFWLLLQSKLTKKYPALYSSTAYMFLISSLQGGGLTAAIQRRASVWVLTKPVEIVTVLYTGILGSGVGYVLMTWCVEKRGPVFTSAFIPIIQIMVAIIDFFFLHENIYLGSVLGSILMILGLYILLWGKSRDASATVPPAKEEEDKEKQIKS from the exons ATGGCAATACAAGTAAAGGTGTGTCAAAGATTCAGCAGCACAATGTGGGGGATGGCGCGCATCGATGAGTGGAAACCGGTGATGGCAATGCTGGTCTTCGACCTCATCTCTGCCGTGACAACGGCCCTGATCAAGGCGGCGCTCGAGGAAGGGCTCGACCGTCTAGTGCTCATCACGCTGCGTCAACTGGTGGCCACGGTCTTCCTTTCTCCGATCGCATTTTTCAAAGAACG GAACACACGGCCTAAGCTCACACTGGAGATCCTGGTGTACCTCTTCTTCAGCGCAGCGTTAGG CGCTGCGCTCTCTCAGTATACCTTCTTCTACGGGCTGCAGTACACAACGGCAACGTTTGCAATAACTTTCACCAACCTGGCTCCTGTGCTCACTTTCCTCATCGCTGTCTTGCTCCGGTGTGTGTGTGCCGATTTTCAAATTTACCTGGTACCTTTCTCATGCACTTTGTTCTTGCTAATATCTAAACCTTTTGGGAATACGGCTCATGGATGTAGGGTGGAGTCACTGAACATGAAGAACAAGGCAGGAGCTGCGAAGATCATCGGGACACTCATGTCGTTCGCCGGCGTCATGCTCCTGACCCTCTACAAGGGTGTGGCCTTGACACACCAAGCAGAGCCTTCAGGCCAGCATGCAGAAATAGCAGCAGCAGAATCTGGCAAGAAGAGCTGGACCCTGGGCACTCTAGCGTTACTGGCAAACTGCCTGTGCTTCTCCTTTTGGCTCCTGCTGCAGTCCAAGCTCACCAAGAAGTACCCAGCACTCTACTCCAGCACTGCATACATGTTCCTCATCAGCTCCCTGCAGGGCGGGGGCCTGACGGCGGCGATACAGCGGCGGGCATCGGTGTGGGTCCTCACAAAGCCAGTGGAGATTGTTACAGTACTGTACACA GGAATCTTGGGGTCTGGAGTGGGATATGTACTGATGACATGGTGTGTGGAGAAGAGAGGGCCAGTGTTCACTTCAGCTTTCATCCCCATCATCCAGATCATGGTGGCCATAATTGATTTCTTCTTTCTCCATGAGAACATCTACCTTGGAAG TGTGCTGGGATCCATACTGATGATCTTGGGCCTCTATATTCTGCTGTGGGGAAAGAGCAGGGATGCCTCGGCGACAGTACCACCTGCCAAAGAGGAAGAGGATAAGGAGAAGCAAATCAAATCATAA
- the LOC125522603 gene encoding WAT1-related protein At3g30340-like: MWSAGCVEQWMPTAAMVATNVVIAVMTTLLKQALNQGMNRLVLITFRQMLATVFLGPIAYFKERKTRPKITAEIFAYLFLSGILGPVLLQYTLFVGLEYTTATFAATFGNLLPVVTFLISLAFGYEALEVRSKSGSAKISGTLLSLTGAMMLTFYKGASLTHLHHHLPPSSAAAAGVEEQHRSAVRWVLGSASMLANVVGFAGWLLLQRRLTRLYPAVYSATALMSLLSFAQAAALALSTQWGAGLAAWRLRGTVEIAAVVYCGVVASGVGYLLLTYCVEKRGPVFTAAFSPLAQMFVAGIDLCVLHEPLYLGSVLGSVLVILGLYLVLWGKREEAAVAAAAAAPAKTVEVAAAGHGDVAEQQERV, from the exons ATGTGGAGTGCAGGATGCGTGGAGCAGTGGATGCCGACGGCGGCGATGGTGGCGACGAACGTCGTGATCGCCGTCATGACCACGCTGCTCAAGCAGGCGCTGAACCAGGGGATGAACCGGCTGGTCCTCATCACTTTCAGGCAGATGCTGGCCACTGTATTCCTTGGCCCCATTGCCTACTTCAAGGAAAG GAAGACAAGACCAAAGATCACTGCTGAAATCTTTGCGTACCTGTTCCTTAGTGGAATCCTCGGCCCGGTCCTGCTTCAGTACACGCTCTTCGTCGGGCTGGAGTACACGACCGCAACGTTTGCTGCGACTTTCGGCAATCTGCTCCCGGTGGTTACCTTCCTGATATCACTCGCTTTCGG GTATGAGGCGCTGGAGGTTCGGAGCAAGTCCGGGAGCGCCAAGATCTCCGGCACGCTGCTGTCCCTCACGGGGGCCATGATGCTCACCTTCTACAAGGGCGCGTCCCTCACccacctccaccaccacctgcccccgtcgtcggcggcggcggccggcgtcgaGGAGCAGCACCGGAGCGCGGTGCGGTGGGTGCTGGGGTCGGCGTCGATGCTGGCGAACGTGGTGGGGTTCGCGGGGTGGCTGCTGCTGCAGCGGCGGCTCACGCGCCTGTACCCGGCGGTGTACTCGGCCACGGCGCTCATGTCGCTGCTCAGCTTCGCgcaggcggcggcgctggcgctGTCCACGCAGTGGGGCGCCGGCCTCGCCGCCTGGCGGCTCCGCGGCACCGTCGAGATCGCCGCCGTCGTGTACTGC GGGGTGGTGGCGTCCGGGGTCGGGTACCTGCTGCTGACCTACTGCGTGGAGAAGCGGGGCCCGGTATTCACCGCCGCCTTCAGCCCGCTGGCGCAGATGTTCGTCGCCGGCATCGACCTATGCGTCCTCCACGAGCCCCTCTACCTCGGCAG CGTGCTGGGGTCGGTGCTGGTCATCCTGGGCCTCTACCTCGTGCTGTGGGGCAAGAGGGAGGAAGCCGCCgtcgcagccgccgccgccgctccggcgAAGACGGTGGAGGTAGCAGCAGCTGGCCACGGAGACGTGGCAGAGCAGCAGGAGAGAGTGTGA
- the LOC125522604 gene encoding pectinesterase inhibitor 8-like, with amino-acid sequence MAMQQGGRGHTTSMAVLAVAVAVLILAGAPRTAQAAVMAASAGIEEACRGAAVRDAAVDYEHCVASLSSDSEGRDAADMHALAAAATRMAVEHAAATEARMEGLGEAEGSPRARARLGRCTELYGAAADVLRDALDNIRARVYGRAVEQIAAALGAAERCEDAWKGEEEARGGVPVAGHDKEYGRLAVIALGLTSGIA; translated from the coding sequence ATGGCGATGCAGCAAGGAGGACGCGGCCACACCACGTCCATGGCGGTGCTCGCCGTGGCCGTGGCGGTCCTCATCCTGGCCGGGGCGCCGCGCACGGCGCAGGCGGCGGTGATGGCGGCGTCGGCGGGGATCGAGGAGGCGTGCCGCGGCGCGGCGGTCCGGGACGCGGCCGTGGACTACGAGCACTGCGTGGCCTCCCTCTCCTCCGACTCCGAGGGCCGGGACGCGGCGGACATGCACGCgcttgcggcggcggcgacgcggaTGGCGGTGGAGCACGCGGCGGCCACGGAGGCGCGGATGGAGGGGCTGGGCGAGGCGGAGGGCAGCCCGCGCGCGCGCGCCAGGCTCGGCCGCTGCACGGAGCTCTACGGCGCAGCGGCCGACGTGCTCCGGGACGCGCTGGACAACATCCGCGCGCGCGTGTACGGGCGCGCCGTGGAGCAGATCGCGGCGGCGCTGGGCGCTGCGGAGCGGTGCGAGGACGCGTGGAagggcgaggaggaggcgcgggGAGGCGTCCCCGTCGCCGGGCACGACAAGGAGTACGGCCGCCTCGCCGTCATCGCGCTCGGGCTCACCAGCGGCATCGCCTGA